One part of the Glycine soja cultivar W05 chromosome 11, ASM419377v2, whole genome shotgun sequence genome encodes these proteins:
- the LOC114375263 gene encoding uncharacterized protein LOC114375263, whose translation MKNKRASNKRDKKEIKVTYISSPVKVKTSASNFRALVQELTGQYSNVAETSMPMEEEENGHSERVHKTHLLHESETQLWRVDVDEGTNLMKPLEYSEYLSRSLMEPFNQQQHLQYDLLSFDMS comes from the coding sequence ATGAAGAACAAAAGGGCAAGCAACAAAAGGGACAAAAAGGAGATCAAAGTTACATATATTTCGAGCCCCGTGAAGGTGAAGACTAGTGCCTCGAATTTCAGGGCCCTTGTGCAAGAACTCACTGGCCAATACTCCAATGTTGCTGAAACCTCCATGcctatggaagaagaagaaaatggccATTCCGAGAGAGTGCACAAAACTCATCTTCTTCATGAAAGTGAAACTCAACTATGGAGGGTGGATGTTGATGAGGGCACCAATTTGATGAAACCTCTTGAGTATAGTGAGTACCTCTCAAGATCCTTGATGGAGCCATTCAACCAACAACAACACCTTCAATACGATTTGTTGAGTTTTGACATGTCATAG